The genomic region GCATCCTGCTCAACAGAGGAGAGTTTTCCCAGTGAAGCCAGATATCTCCTCTGGAGGGCGATGAGAGTATGGAGAGCCTGAGGACAACGCAAACACATGGTCAAAAACATGAagggtcatttaggtaacataaTGCCATTGGCTTACTGGTTAAATTAGTATTTGATATTTCAAATGGCTAGAATTATCACACTGTACAATTTAGCATGAATGATAACAAAAATCCACTATGATTGCTTCAGGTACTTACTTTGGCATATTGTGTGATGGAGTCTACGAGAGCCTGAGTGGTCTGGGAGAGGTAAGTGTTTGCACTGTCTTTAACCATAGAGGATGCTCTTCGGATAAGGGATTCATGAGAGAGGTTCTCCACTTGCTGgttagagagaaacagaaaagtTTAATACAAGAGCTGAAAGGGGGGATTTTTATGTTTCATGCATGTATATGATGTCAGCCTTATTCAAGTTGTTCAgcacagagaaagagaaaaggtCCTGTACCAGCATGAAGGGGACAGCTCTCAGCCCACTCCCAACACTCAAAGAGGCCAAGCTCGTTCTGGTAACATCCGTGAAACGCACAAGCCTCTGACGCGAGGGCTTCCTACTGTTGAGGACACTCGCTGATGTGCTCCTGCAAGGTAATGAAAGAAAACAACAGCGCTGACATTAGCAAGCTACAGTAGTTAATGCAAATCGATATTTATCTTAGACGAAACTGTTGCTGTTTTCATACGAATATAATTCATTAGGGTGCAATGATGCAGTTGCTATTATAAAGTTATTTACCTGAAGAAATTGAGACAAGCAACGCTTCTTCTGAGCGCCGTCATATTGGTCCGGAGCAAAAGGAAGTCCGTCCGACTTTGTAGAAGTGCCCCAGTAGCACAAGCAGAGCATTGTCTAATAGCTTGCATTTTACTTGTAATGTGGTTGATTAATATTCaacttaaatataatatatataaggTTACTTTTGTGATGTATTAAAGTCTCAAATTATTTTTAAACCAAAAGTCCTTTACCAGAATGATTTACGTTAGAAAGTAAGTATATGTCGCCACCTAGTGGTAAAAAAAAATAGTCAACCGCGTATGCTGTATTCCTGCTGTAGTCTTGTATTCTTTTGCACAACTGTGCTTTCTGAATCCTGTAGACTCCCAGGGGTATTTATACGGCCACAGAACAAGCAGCCTCCCACCACACAGATATTGATTCCTGAAATGTGCCAACTAGACATTGCCTGAAGGTCCAGGAGGGGACCTATTACGCACATACTACGTAAGCATAAGGTTATGTAAATTGAACTCATCGGTCCCCTTAGAGGTTTTTTTTCTGGCAAACAGATATTTCAATATCAGCTTCAATAGTCACTTTATTGATTAATTTACTGATGAATCAGTGTCCCTCCGATTAAACTTAATGACAGGCAGTTCACCCCAAAATTAGTCAGACATTCACATCAAAAGTGATCTAATGTTGAGAAGAGTCCTTGTTCCCCCACTACATCTGTCATGTAGATATAGCTATACAGTATGTCAGACGCAAATAAATGGTAAAGTTATAGGCACCATATAATTGAATGGTAGTTTGAGCTACACATATCCACAAGATGGTGCTTCCAACTACAGGCTGATCTTGACTTCAACCATTATGTGTGGCCAAAGTATGTAGTGACAATGAATATTATACTGGTTTTCAAAAGCCAGAGACTAAGGAAAACCTTAGAGGCTGGAATACTATAAGGAGAGTGAtcttgtttgtgtttgtgatatTTTATAATTTGATCAATTAAATCGGAGTTCCTCTTTGGTCTTATTCTGGCCAATAGTTTGATCTATGATGTGTGTAGACCAAACTGttgagaaatgatgtgactaaactcaacaataATAGTAAGAAATTGTATTATGatgccaagatcaatgatataaagaatgatgggaAAAAAACAttggagtactttaaatgaagttatgggcagaaagacaaactTAACTCtatctttcatcgaatcagatgacttattcatcacaaaaccatttgatgttgccaattattttaatcaatcaataatgacaaacctcttGGTATTGACAACTTAAATGAAatgctactgaggatggtatctgactctatagccactcctatctgtcatatctttaatctgagcatAGAGAAAAGTAtctgtcctcaggcctggagggaagctaaagtcattctaGTAAAGAACCTATCTGTTTGCTGCCAGCTCTTACAAAACTAGACAAAATGTTGTTTGAGCAAATACAATTCTATTTctttgtaaacaaattaacaacagactttcagcatgcttatggAGAAGGGCAATGAACATGTATTGCACTGAGACAAATTACTTATGATTGGTTGAAATACATTATTTTAGAtgtcagtgcagcctttgatattatttaCCATATTATTTACCAACCTGTTGTTGAACAAACATATGTGTTGTGGATTCAgatagtattcacacccctttactttttccacatgttgttatagACGGAATTTATAATTGATTCAATTGAGAAGTTCtctcactggcctacacacaatacctcgtaaaaaatagttttttaaacaaatgaattaaaactgaaaagctgaaatgtcttgagtcaataagtattcaacccctttgttatggcaagcctaaataagttcaggagtaaacatttgtttaacaagtcacataataagttgcatggtctCCCTCTGTGTGCGATAATAGTGTTAaatatgattttggaatgactacGCCATCTCTGTACcaaacacatacaattatctgtaaggtccctcaggtgagcagtgaatttcaaacagattcaacatATTGTACTCTACAGAATAACAttttactgtgctctactgtactgaactgtactgaactgtgCCAACAGTACTGTGCTGTTCAATCTTGTGAAACAGCCTAGACATCTATGACTcgttcagatttggtctggtctggactgACCAAATGTGTACTTATTTGGGGGCGGATCTCATTAGACTAATACCCAGCATACTTTGCAtgtatttgtttttacatttacattttgggcATGTAGCATACACTCTTATTCAGAACAACTAATAGTCTAgggtagataaacaacaacatatcacagtcacaGCAAGAAAAAAATATTTCTGTAACTGTTACTGAGAATGTTATTGTAGTTGATCTGTTGGTCTATTCTGTAAATTGTACTGCTTTGAACATCATCACTGTCAGATTTAAAAGGGGACAATTTTCAGTGTCTTCATCCATTTGAAGACTTTTAAATTAGTGATACATATTAGGTGGTTTTTCtagaagaatataacttatagaTTTCCATGAGCTTGGTTAAACATTTGTTCATTTTTATACAGATGGTTAGTCCTTCTATCAATAGCTCTGTCTGTGagtttgagagtggttacatttccagccctatccctcagctgtttaccaaatcaGTGGCAGGGAAATGCTTTATTATCGTTCAAAcatgcagattgcccctttaaagctTTTGAAAAATCTAACATAAGTGCCTGTGTCATTGGGTACACTAGTAAatattctaaatcaaatcaaactttatttgccacatgcgccaaatacaagtgtagactttaccgtgaaatgcttacttacaagcacttaaccaacagtgcagttcaagaagaagtaAGTAGGCTAAAAGCAAGTacgctaaaataaaaagtaataataaatagtaacacaataagaataacaattacaaggctatatacagggggcaccgggtcagtgtgcaggggtacaatctagttgaggtaatatctacatataggtgggggcgaagtgactatgcataggtaacaaacaaacagcgagtagtagcagtgtagagagggggggggggtcaatttaaattgtccggtggcatttaaaaaaaaatattcagcagtctaatggtttggaggtagaagctgttgaggagcctctTGGTCcaagacttggtgctccagtactgcttgccgtgcagtagcagagaaaaccgTCTATAACTTGAGTGACGGAGAATCTGACAATTTTCTTTGTTGCAATCTTCAGTTGGCTCCTCTTTCTTATATAATATCAATTTAAAAATAATTATTGTGATATGGTGCTTACTTCATTGAGAATGTATATGCAGTTTAAAATTGGCTATATGACAAAAAAATGAccaaaaaaatatgtattttgaatGTCTGTGAATGACGTCTTTTCAACTTTCATGAGGAACCGAAAATGAGCCTGATTTCAATGtctggaaaatacgtattttaaAGTCCGGAAAATATGTATTGTCACCTTTCATTCCGAAACAAACATTATCCTGATTGTAATGTCTggaaaatatttattttcaatacttggaaaatatttattttcaatacttggaaaatatgtattttcaagGTCCAAAAAAGACGTATTTTAAACATCCGGAAAATTGGCCATATGACCAGAAGAAATGACAAAAAAAGTGTATTTTGAACGTCTGTAAATGACTTTTCACCTCTCATTCAGAACCTAAAATGAACTTAAATGTTTGGAGAAGACGTCTTTTCAACATCATTTTGCTTACCATACATGGGTGATATATAAAAGAACAATGCAATATTCATTACCAGGGATGACTATAACAACCTTATTGTTTAGTATaacaaaaaaatattcttagcAATTTGATCAGGCAAcaaataacactggcctttagaTGACAGAAAGGTGCATTATTTTTAGGTGACTGACAATTAAGTTCAGCCGCATGTTCCCTGTTCTGAAATTAAAATATTAGTTTGTTTTTAATTGAGTATTTCATGATGGTATCACCTTGTTTGTTCATATTTACTCTTACCTTGTCTATCTTCTGATGATGTAGTCTTTTGGGAACATTGAAGAACTTGACCTCTTATGGTATGAGGTCATATTATGGGACTTACATTAGTGTAGTTGTTGATACATTGTtttgtagagatatacagtatatcattatGAGACTGGTTGTCTGAGAATGAGTGTCAGACATTTTGCCATTGAGCAGCATCACAACCAGCTGCTGGGGGCTGAGGGGCTCATTAGGACAACTCCGATCTCTCTTTTACTTTAGCCTAATTAAGCTTGATAGAGTAAATACTGAGACCGGGCTCTCTCTGTACAGCAACAAATTGTTGTTGCTTTTCAAAACAAACAATGCACATTAGGCACTGCAAAATTATGAATAATTAATGACAAATGTTTATGACGTTCAAAAAGCCTTAATAAGCCACACAGGAGTTCGAGCAAGTCTTTCATCACCATTCTCATCATGAGGGACCAACACGGAGAAAAACAGATGAACATTGAAGAGAATTAAGTCAGGCCCAGAGAGGATATGTTTTGGTCAGTCGCAGTATGATGCCTGGCTACTACTTCCACCCACAGTATGATGTCTGCCCATTGGCTACTAACAGTCAGGTACAGCAGGCTGTTTTGGTCagacgtacagtaccagtcaaaagtttggacacagctaatcattcaagggtttttctttattttgactattttctacattgtagaataatagtgaagacatcaaaactatgaaataacacatggaatcatgtagtaaccaaaaaaagtgttaaatcagatattttatatttgagattcttcattgacaactttgcacacccttggcattatctcaaccagcttcattaggtagtcacctggaatgcatttcaattaacagatgtgccttattaaaagttaattagtggaatttctttcctttttacatttatttgaatattctaaacatacaatatacttgcagtgaagccgttcacctacatcataccagtcatccaacagattcccattcagagcgacacacagaagcatccagtgtcaatgccctgctcaagggcatgtTGACCAATCTACCACCAGGCCAAAAAACGtgaacccgaaccctccaagatcccccccacagttccccaatagctgtccctcaaccattagagatgtgtatgtgtgcgtccgtgcatgtgtttatttgaatgagagtgtgtgtatatgcatgtgtacaaactagaggtcaaccgattatgatttttcaacaccaataacgattattggaggaccaaaaaaaacaccgataccgattaatcggacgttttatttttatgtatttattagtaataatgacaattacaatagtgaatgaacacttattttaacttaatataatacaccaataatatcaatttagcctcaaatacataacgaaacatgttcaatttggtttaaataatgcaaaaacaaagtgttagagaagtaaaagtgcaatatgtgccatgtaaaaaagctaacgtttaagttccttgctcagaacatgagaacatatgaaaactGGTGGtcccttttaacatgagtcttcaatattcccaggtaagaagttttaggttgtagttattataggactatttctctccataccatttgtatttcatagacctttgactattggatgttcttatagtactcttgacaattcaaaactctctgagaagtagctgttatttattattttacacctggggtttcTATACATTATTTTTACCCTTTTTATAAGAGAATTACCAAAATTGAAAAAATCCAAGCATTTATAAATAAATTCCAGTCtcaaatgccttttcaaaatccACTATAAATACCATTCCTGTAACGGGTTTCTTgacttgaaggagaggcggatcaaaatgcagcatggtttctattcatggttctttaataaagactttacacatgaacagactaacaaaacaagaaccgtgaaaacctaaaacagccctatctggtgcaaacacagagacaggaacaatcacccacaacaccaaacaggctacctaaatatggttcccaatcagagacaatgactaacacctgcctatgattgagaaccatatcaggagaaacatagaaatagacaaactagacatgtaacatagaatgcccactcagatcacaccctgaccaaacaaaacatagaaacatacaaagcaaacgatggtcagggtgtgacaattccTGGCTTCTTATgtttcatgatgttctattatttctagtagttgttGTATTTTATCTCCTATGTATcaaacctgtctgatcaggatgaacaatacctggtaaaacccttttaattctgagtgctatgcatttTGCCAGTATTTTTGCATtacaacattgaagtgtaagtGGCCTCCAGTTTTTTTAGATAGACTGGGTCTTTACATcatctgggtcttgttttaatagagaaa from Oncorhynchus keta strain PuntledgeMale-10-30-2019 chromosome 18, Oket_V2, whole genome shotgun sequence harbors:
- the diabloa gene encoding diablo, IAP-binding mitochondrial protein a yields the protein MQAIRQCSACATGALLQSRTDFLLLRTNMTALRRSVACLNFFRSTSASVLNSRKPSRQRLVRFTDVTRTSLASLSVGSGLRAVPFMLQVENLSHESLIRRASSMVKDSANTYLSQTTQALVDSITQYAKALHTLIALQRRYLASLGKLSSVEQDAIWQVIVGQRVEVGGRLDECNRFESNWINAVNLCEIAAEEAYNTGAEHAFVTAKTNLQVAKVQVEEVRQISVDAERKLAETQAEDIQRMAEYASFIERGGDDVHEAYLRED